One Lacunisphaera limnophila DNA window includes the following coding sequences:
- a CDS encoding sodium:proton antiporter — protein MSIMLPVASGSPTEIPPALIIPFGLLLLLIAVMPLSPARVKHFWEHYYPFVALGLGLVVGAYYLLQVPAGGTTILHTVQEYFSFICLIGSLFVVAGGIHLKVRGSASPVENVVFLTVGALATNLIGTTGASMLLIRPWIRMNQPRITAYHIVFFIFIIANCGGALTPIGDPPLFLGYLRGVPFFWLVEHAMLPWLGCLGLLLGVFYLIDRRNFIRLDPALRARAEAADTWRFEGGVNVLFLLVIVGAVFLPSVPFLREGVMIAAAVASYRLTAAGVHGKNEFSFGPIKEVAWLFIGIFLTMMPALDYLGQHGREFGFAHPLQYFFSTGALSAVLDNAPTYLNFLKLAEASLVAPGAGVAALLVEAPRFVVAVSLGAVFFGAMTYIGNGPNFMVKSIAESANVKVPTFFGYVFKYSLPVLLPILALVGWLFVR, from the coding sequence ATGTCCATTATGCTGCCGGTCGCGTCTGGGAGTCCGACGGAGATCCCGCCGGCCCTGATCATTCCCTTTGGCCTGCTGTTGTTGCTCATCGCGGTGATGCCGCTGAGCCCGGCCCGCGTGAAGCACTTCTGGGAGCATTATTACCCGTTTGTCGCGCTGGGCCTGGGCCTGGTGGTCGGCGCCTATTACCTGCTACAGGTGCCGGCGGGCGGGACCACGATCCTGCATACGGTGCAGGAGTATTTCTCATTCATCTGCCTGATCGGTTCGCTGTTCGTCGTGGCCGGGGGCATCCACCTGAAGGTGCGGGGGTCGGCCTCGCCGGTGGAGAACGTGGTGTTCCTGACCGTGGGGGCGCTGGCGACCAACCTCATCGGGACCACTGGGGCCTCGATGCTGCTGATCCGGCCTTGGATCCGGATGAACCAGCCGCGGATCACGGCGTACCACATCGTCTTTTTCATCTTCATCATCGCCAACTGCGGCGGCGCGTTGACGCCGATTGGGGATCCGCCGCTGTTCCTTGGTTACCTGCGCGGGGTGCCATTTTTCTGGCTGGTGGAGCATGCGATGCTGCCCTGGCTGGGTTGTCTGGGCCTGTTGCTCGGGGTGTTTTACCTGATCGACCGGCGTAATTTCATCCGGCTGGACCCGGCACTCCGGGCCCGGGCGGAAGCGGCGGACACCTGGCGGTTTGAGGGCGGCGTGAACGTGCTCTTTTTGCTGGTGATCGTGGGTGCCGTGTTCCTGCCGTCCGTGCCGTTCCTGCGCGAGGGAGTGATGATCGCCGCCGCGGTGGCCTCGTACCGGTTGACGGCGGCGGGGGTGCACGGGAAGAACGAGTTCAGCTTCGGCCCGATCAAGGAGGTGGCGTGGCTCTTCATCGGCATCTTCCTGACGATGATGCCCGCGCTGGACTATCTCGGGCAGCACGGCCGGGAATTTGGCTTCGCGCATCCGCTCCAGTATTTTTTCTCGACGGGCGCGCTGTCCGCCGTGCTCGACAACGCCCCGACCTACCTGAACTTCCTCAAGCTGGCCGAGGCGAGCCTGGTGGCTCCGGGGGCCGGCGTGGCCGCCTTGCTGGTGGAGGCCCCGCGCTTTGTGGTCGCGGTGAGCCTGGGCGCGGTGTTCTTCGGGGCCATGACCTACATCGGCAACGGCCCGAATTTCATGGTCAAGAGCATCGCCGAGAGCGCGAACGTGAAGGTCCCGACCTTCTTCGGGTACGTGTTCAAGTACAGCCTGCCCGTGCTGCTGCCGATCCTGGCACTGGTGGGCTGGCTGTTTGTGCGCTGA
- a CDS encoding putative Na+/H+ antiporter, producing MKPRTSLLISILLLTPVFGFAATAAPAEPFPRDLASYAEPEGMGVLEVIRARAAAEPFNVVATVIFVLAVLHTFATAKIRHWAHVVEERHHAMLKRRNRPQDIDGDGQPDEVSFLGQILHFFGEVEAVFGIWVLVLGGAIIAMKGMDTAVFYLAETVNFTEPMFVVVIMALASTRPVMRLAEQSLRLVASLGRGRPVAWWFSILTVAPLLGSFITEPAAMTISALLLGKQFYDLKPSVKLMYATLGLLFVNISIGGTLTHFAAPPVLMVAAAWGWDFTYMITNFGWHAVSGIVISNVVYFLIFRKELLALKPADRSGERVEEPVPAWVTGVHLLFLGFTVWAAHHPVLFVGGFLFFLAFAQATAHHQSKVELRGPMLVGFFLGGLVIHGGLQGWWIEPVLGSLGEVPLFAGATILTAFNDNALITYLATLVPGFSEELKYAVVAGAVTGGGLTVIANAPNPAGQSILQRYFPGGVSPFGLLLGAMVPTAIVAFSFMVL from the coding sequence ATGAAGCCACGCACCTCCCTGCTGATCAGCATCCTGCTCCTGACGCCAGTTTTCGGGTTCGCGGCCACCGCTGCGCCGGCCGAGCCGTTTCCCCGCGACCTCGCCAGCTACGCCGAGCCCGAGGGGATGGGCGTGCTGGAGGTGATCCGGGCCCGGGCCGCGGCCGAGCCCTTCAACGTCGTGGCGACGGTGATCTTCGTGCTGGCCGTGCTGCATACCTTTGCCACGGCCAAGATCCGGCACTGGGCGCATGTGGTCGAGGAGCGCCACCACGCGATGCTCAAACGGCGCAACCGGCCGCAGGACATCGACGGCGACGGCCAGCCCGACGAGGTGAGTTTCCTCGGGCAGATCCTGCATTTCTTCGGGGAGGTGGAGGCGGTGTTTGGCATTTGGGTACTCGTGCTGGGCGGGGCGATCATCGCCATGAAAGGCATGGACACGGCGGTGTTTTACCTGGCGGAGACGGTCAATTTCACGGAGCCGATGTTTGTGGTCGTGATCATGGCGCTGGCGTCGACCCGGCCGGTCATGCGGCTGGCGGAGCAGAGCCTGCGGCTGGTGGCCTCGCTGGGCCGCGGCCGGCCGGTGGCCTGGTGGTTTTCGATCCTGACGGTCGCCCCCCTGCTCGGTTCGTTCATCACGGAGCCGGCGGCGATGACGATCTCCGCCCTGCTGCTCGGCAAGCAGTTCTACGACCTGAAGCCGTCGGTGAAGCTGATGTATGCGACCCTGGGCCTGCTCTTCGTGAATATTTCCATCGGCGGCACGCTCACGCACTTCGCGGCGCCCCCCGTGCTGATGGTCGCGGCGGCGTGGGGCTGGGACTTCACGTACATGATCACGAATTTCGGCTGGCACGCGGTCAGCGGCATCGTGATCTCGAACGTGGTGTATTTCCTCATCTTCCGGAAGGAGCTGCTCGCGCTGAAACCGGCGGACCGGTCCGGCGAGCGGGTGGAGGAGCCCGTCCCGGCCTGGGTCACGGGCGTGCACCTGCTGTTCCTGGGCTTCACGGTCTGGGCGGCCCATCATCCGGTGTTGTTCGTGGGTGGCTTCCTGTTCTTCCTGGCCTTTGCCCAGGCGACGGCGCACCACCAGAGCAAGGTGGAGTTGCGCGGCCCCATGCTGGTTGGCTTTTTCCTCGGGGGTCTGGTGATCCACGGCGGCCTGCAAGGGTGGTGGATTGAGCCGGTGCTGGGCAGCCTGGGGGAGGTCCCGCTGTTCGCCGGGGCGACGATTCTCACGGCCTTCAATGACAATGCCCTTATCACCTACCTGGCGACCCTGGTGCCGGGCTTCAGCGAGGAGTTGAAGTATGCGGTCGTGGCCGGGGCCGTGACGGGCGGCGGCCTGACGGTGATCGCCAATGCCCCGAATCCCGCCGGCCAGTCCATCCTGCAGCGGTATTTCCCGGGCGGCGTGTCGCCATTCGGCCTGCTGTTGGGCGCCATGGTGCCGACTGCTATCGTGGCATTCTCCTTTATGGTGCTTTGA
- a CDS encoding HAD-IB family phosphatase, which translates to MAQPCKLLCLDCDSTLSAIEGVDELARLRGPAVLAEVAAMTNDAMDGKIPLESVFARRLEIIRPGRAEAEAIGQLYIKDIEPTAVATLAALRAAGWTPVIVSAGYTQVIEPLARLLGITRIEAVRLEFDAAGNYTGFDAGHPATRKGGKPEIVRALKAEFRPVRAVAVGDGVSDLETRDEVDLFVGFGRYAERAKVKAGAHAYIKSLAELTTLLA; encoded by the coding sequence GTGGCCCAACCCTGCAAACTCCTCTGTCTCGACTGCGATTCTACGCTCAGCGCCATTGAGGGCGTGGATGAGTTGGCTCGGCTGCGCGGGCCCGCCGTGTTGGCGGAGGTCGCGGCGATGACCAATGACGCGATGGACGGGAAGATCCCGTTGGAATCGGTGTTCGCCCGCCGGCTCGAGATCATCCGTCCCGGCCGGGCCGAGGCCGAGGCGATCGGGCAGCTTTACATCAAGGATATCGAGCCGACCGCGGTGGCGACCCTCGCCGCGCTGCGGGCCGCGGGCTGGACCCCGGTGATCGTCAGTGCGGGCTACACGCAGGTCATCGAGCCGCTGGCCCGGCTGTTGGGCATCACGCGGATCGAGGCCGTGCGGCTGGAATTTGATGCGGCGGGGAACTACACCGGTTTTGACGCCGGACATCCCGCCACGCGCAAGGGGGGGAAGCCCGAGATCGTCCGCGCCCTGAAGGCTGAGTTCCGCCCGGTCCGCGCTGTCGCCGTGGGGGACGGGGTGAGCGACCTGGAGACGCGTGATGAGGTTGACCTGTTCGTGGGATTTGGTCGCTATGCGGAGCGCGCCAAGGTGAAGGCCGGGGCGCACGCCTACATCAAGTCCCTGGCCGAGCTCACCACGCTGCTCGCCTAA